The genome window TTTGCAAATGAAGTACAAAATAAACAGGGTGAAAATACAAAAATTATAAAAGTTGAAGCCGCTGATACAAAAGTTCATAATGAAAATTCAAATTTAAATGAAGAACTTTTTAACATGGAAAAAGATATCAAAATGATGAATATGGATATAGATATGAAAATGATGGATTTAAAAATGTATATTGATATGGCATCTACTAATATGTTAGATACAAAAATGTACACTAATATGTTAAGCATGAAAATAATGAATATGAAAATGGATATTAATAACTTACAAAATCAGATTATTCATATGGAGAAAGAACTTGTAACTGCTGAAAAAAATACTATAGAAATAAAAGATAATGAACTTAAGAAAAAACTTAACAATCAAATTATGAGTATGAAAATGTATATTAATATGATGAATATGAAAATGATGAATTTAGAAGAAAATATGAAAATATTAGATTTAAAAATTGATAATCTTCTAAGAAAATAATAGATAGATAGATAGATAGATAGAGGCTTTTTAGTCTCTATTTTTTTATTTTTTTACAATTTATGTAACATAGAAAATTATAAATATAACTAAACCTAATTTTAATATTTTAAACTTCTAACATATCTTCATATGTAGATATTAATTTTTTTTCATTACAAGCTATCTTATATATTTTAATATTTTTTGCATCTGCACATTTAAATTTAAACTCTTTAGTTTTATTTGAATCTACAGATATTAGTTTAACTTCTTTATCATATTTTATAAGTATTAAAAAAGAAGTTGAGGAATTATTCATCAATGTTGCTTGATAAATATTGTTATCAACTTTTTCAACTATATTAGTTTTAGAACTGATAACACTGGCTTTTACGACAACAGGAATACTTGTTTGAGTGAAAGCTAAAAGATGTAAAATAAGGAATAAATAAATAAATATTATTTTTTTCATAGATGTGCTCCTTTTGCCGCTAAGCAATATTTGATTGTAATGTTCATTAGTTTAAGTGATTTATAAAATGATTCTAATTATATAATATAAAAATATTTTTTGCAAACAAAAAAAGCAGCCCCAGACTCCATAATTGAGCCTTTGGCTGCTACTATTTATTCTATTTATTAAAATTTAAAGTTTAATCCAACTTCTATAAATTCTTTATAACTTTTTTTACTTGAATTACTACTAGATTCCCATTTACCAATTTCATATCCTAAATTAGTAAATACAGTTGTAGAATTATCTAAAGCATAATTCATCTTTAAATAAACTCTATTTGCATCAAATGGATTTTTTATATTTTTTCCCATTTCATAATTTTTTGTAACAACATTTTTCTCTTCTTTTTTACCACTTGCAGTTAACCAAGTTCTCCATTCCACATTTGCTGAAAACTTTTCATATGTATAAGTTGGCGTAAAGAATCTTAATTGTTGAAAATTATAATTTCCTTGCTTATTTGAATTTACATTATAGCTTCCTTCAAAATAATATGACATAGCCCAACCTTTATAGGATAATCTAGGTTGTACTTCTATATAGTTATAATCTGGATCCTGGTCTGATCTAGCTCCATATCCATAAATTACATAACCAGAAATATAATCAGTAGGAGCAAAACTATATTGTAAATCATATTCGTCATATGCAGTCCCTGCTTCATATGTGAATCCAATAGAATTATTTCCATATATATTATTTCTAGTTACACTTACATAATTTTTAGTATTCTTTTTTATAAAAATTCCTTTTTTCCCATCATTATAAGAAGATTTTGTATTTGAATCAAAATATCTTCTAGTTTGTAAATAACCTGTCCAATTATCACCATAAGCAAAATTTGCATAAAATCTTAAATTATTTGAACCTATATTTCCATTAGCTTTTCCAGAACGATTCTCATTCCAAATTCCAGTTGTAATACTTGTAACTCTAAATTTTGGCATTTCATTTACCACTGGAGCTACAATTAAAGTATTATCTTCAATAACTGTTACTGGTGTAACTTCTTTTTCAGCAGCTTGAGCTGTTCCTGCTAAAATTACCATTGAACCTAATAAAAGTGCTATCTTTTTCATAAAGTCAATCCTCCCAGAGTTGTATTAGTGAATTAAATATCATTCACTATTACTTATATATCTGGTTAAACTACTTAGATGCAACTTTTTTTTCATTTTTTATTTTTTTGATTTTATTTCCCGACCTGTCAATAAAATCTAGCTTTATATTTTTTCATCACTTAAACTTAACATTTCAATCTTAATCACTTTTATTAATAACTTACACATCTACTTTACATTTATCATTTTATATTCAACTATTTACCATAAAATAAATTTTAGGTAAAAAAAAAGTTGCAAACAAAAATAATGTTTGCAACTGGCTGCCATTTTAAAGGCCCTTTAGTTTTGCGTCACATGGTTTCCCATGCTTTGCCAAATATATTCACTTTAATTATTTATTCCTCATTAAACTAAATTTAGTATATAACTTTTCTGAACATATGTCAACCTAAAAAATTACAAATTTTATCATAAACTTCTTTTTTCTTAAGTCCATTTAAAATTTCATGACCTTCATCAGAATAGAGTTTCAATACTACTCTTGTAAAATTTAAATTTTCATAAAAATTACATAAATTTTTAACTCCTTTTCCATATAATCCTATTGGATCTTTTTCACCTGAAATAATAAGTAATGGAATATTTTTCCTTACTTGAGAAAAAGATTCTTTTTTATATAAATTAGATAAAAAATCTAAAAAATTATAATAAAATGTTGGAACATATGGAAATCCACATAAAGAACTGTCTAAATATTCTTTTAAAGCTATTTTATCAGTTATTAACCAAGAATAATCTTTTTTAAATTTAAAAAATAATATTTTATTAAATATTATTTTGGGCTTTTTAATAAAAATACTTAATAATTTAAAAAAATATTTTCCTAAACTTACAACCAGTTTCCTTTCACCACAACTGCCTATAAAAATATACTTATTTACTATATAGCTCATATGTTTCATATGTTCTTGCCCTATAAAAGATCCCATGCTATGACCTAAAATATAAATTGGTATACTGGGATATTTTTCTCTTAAATCTTCTGTAATTGCCATTTGATTTTTAACTAACACCTCAAAAGAATCTTCAAAATAACCTAAAGTATTATTTTTATAGGCATTTTCTCCATGATTCAAATGATCTGATAAAACAACTCCATAACCTTTTGAATTTAAATACTCACTGAAATCTAAATACCTCATAGAATATTCAGACATTCCATGAATAATTTGTATAATGCCTTTTAAAGGTAATTTTTCATCATAAATTATCTTATAATCCATTCTCTCTCCTAAATATTTTTAGTAAAAAAATATTTATCATCTTCACATAATTTTATATTTAATTTATAACCTTCCTGTGAAAATAATTTTATTTTTTCAATATTCAAATCGTCTATATTATTTTTTATTAAAAAATCTAAAAATTTTCCTCTCATTTTTTTTGCTTCATTACTTATATTTTTAATATTCTCTCCTTGAATTTGCCTAAATTCTATATCTATAAATTTATATTCTTTTCTATTTAATAATTTTGAAAATTCTCCTGATGCTAAATTAATTATAATTTCATCTTTATAAAATTCTTTCTCAATAGAATTTTTCCAATAACTATATAAAGACTCTTCAAATATTTTCACTGTCATATCTAATCTATAAGGTTTAATCAAAGTACTGGGAGTTACAACTCCATATAAAGCTGAAAAAATACGACAATATTTTTCTAAATATTTAAATTCTTTTTCTCTATATTTTTCTAGTTCTAAGTTACTAAAACTAACTCCATCATATAATCCTATACTAATAGTGCTTTCTAACATTGAATAATTTAAAATATTTTCATAAGTATTATTTAAAAGAACTCCTTTTATTTTCATTAAGTTTCCAATTTCTTCTTTAGAAAAAGTTTGTAATTTTTTTATTATTTTTTCTGTTTTTTCTGGAAATAAAATCTTTTTTTCATCTAATTGTAGATTAATCTTTTTTTTATTCATTCCTTTGCTAGGAGAAAATATTATCTTCATAAATTTACACATCCTTTCTTTGGTAAATTATAACTACTTTTTATATAATTTGCCATTAAAAAAACTGTACTTGGAACTTATACTAAAGTTCTAAATACAGTTTTATCTATCTTAAACCATTTCTTCCATAGGGCTATGATGTTTTAAAAAATATCTATAATAAGGAATATATATTGATATTATTGTAAAGAGTAATAATAATTGCTGATACCAAAGATACGGTAAAACTTCAAAAGGAGAAGCTAATCCCTTTGTAAATCCTATTAAAATAAGCATTTGAGCTCCATAAGGAATTACTCCTTGAGCAATACAAGAACATATTCCTAAAAGTCCCGCAACTCTTCTTTTATCAATTCCATGCTGCTGAGAAATTTTTTTAGCTAAAGGCCCATTTATAATTATAGCTACTGTATTATTTGCAACAGCAAAATCTGTTAAAGCAACTAATATTCCTATTCCTACTTGAGCACTTTTTTTTCCTACTATAAATTTATCTACTTTTTCTAATATCCATTGAATCCCTCCTGCTTTGGTGACTAAAGCTGCTAGACCTCCTGTTAAAAGAGAAAGTAAAAAAATTTCATTCATATTATTAAAGCCAACATAAATTTCTCTAGCAAGACCTATGAAAGAAAAAGTTCCATAATATATTCCAATAGCACCAGAAAGAAATATTCCTCCTGTTAATACTACAAAAACATTAACACCCATTAAAGATACAACTAAAACAAAAATATATGGAATAATTTTCAATAAATTATAATTATATTCTTGAGGAGGTATTATTGTCTCTGGCCTTCCAAATATGAAAAATAATATAAATGTTATTACTGCTGCCGGTATAGCAATTCCAACATTAGCTAAAAACTTATCTTTCATTCTGCAACCTTGAGTTCTTGTAGCTGAAATTGTAGTATCTGATATTAAAGATAAATCATCTCCAAACATTGCCCCACCCATTACTGCTGCTAAAAGTATAGGCAACGAAAGTTGTGTCTTCTCTGCTAATTCAATGGCAATAGGAGCTATCGCTACTACAGAACCCACTGAAGTTCCTGTTGCAGTTGATATAAAGCTTGTGATCACAAAAATTCCTGCAGTTATATATTCAATCGGTATATACGAAAGTCCTAAATTAGCCGTTGCATCAACTCCACCAATTTTTTTTGTAACCGCTGCAAAAGCTCCTGCTAAAAGATATATAATACACATTATTATAATATCTGAATTCCCACAACCTTTAACAAGAGTTTCAAACTTTTCATTAACACTTTCCTTAAAAAGAAAAAAAGCTGAAATAATTCCACATACAATTGCAATTGGTGAGGGCAGCTGATAAAACGCCATCGATGTTCCCTTCAATTGAAAATATAAACCTGTCCCCAAATACACTACAATAAAAATGACAAATGGTATTAATCCCTTAAAATTAGCTTTAGCTTTTTCCATATAACCTCCAAAGTAATCAGTGAAGCAAGTTAAAGTAGTCCACCATCTCAAATGTTACATGTTGAAATGT of Cetobacterium ceti contains these proteins:
- a CDS encoding alpha/beta fold hydrolase is translated as MDYKIIYDEKLPLKGIIQIIHGMSEYSMRYLDFSEYLNSKGYGVVLSDHLNHGENAYKNNTLGYFEDSFEVLVKNQMAITEDLREKYPSIPIYILGHSMGSFIGQEHMKHMSYIVNKYIFIGSCGERKLVVSLGKYFFKLLSIFIKKPKIIFNKILFFKFKKDYSWLITDKIALKEYLDSSLCGFPYVPTFYYNFLDFLSNLYKKESFSQVRKNIPLLIISGEKDPIGLYGKGVKNLCNFYENLNFTRVVLKLYSDEGHEILNGLKKKEVYDKICNFLG
- a CDS encoding YaaA family protein; its protein translation is MKIIFSPSKGMNKKKINLQLDEKKILFPEKTEKIIKKLQTFSKEEIGNLMKIKGVLLNNTYENILNYSMLESTISIGLYDGVSFSNLELEKYREKEFKYLEKYCRIFSALYGVVTPSTLIKPYRLDMTVKIFEESLYSYWKNSIEKEFYKDEIIINLASGEFSKLLNRKEYKFIDIEFRQIQGENIKNISNEAKKMRGKFLDFLIKNNIDDLNIEKIKLFSQEGYKLNIKLCEDDKYFFTKNI
- a CDS encoding Na+/H+ antiporter NhaC family protein, which translates into the protein MEKAKANFKGLIPFVIFIVVYLGTGLYFQLKGTSMAFYQLPSPIAIVCGIISAFFLFKESVNEKFETLVKGCGNSDIIIMCIIYLLAGAFAAVTKKIGGVDATANLGLSYIPIEYITAGIFVITSFISTATGTSVGSVVAIAPIAIELAEKTQLSLPILLAAVMGGAMFGDDLSLISDTTISATRTQGCRMKDKFLANVGIAIPAAVITFILFFIFGRPETIIPPQEYNYNLLKIIPYIFVLVVSLMGVNVFVVLTGGIFLSGAIGIYYGTFSFIGLAREIYVGFNNMNEIFLLSLLTGGLAALVTKAGGIQWILEKVDKFIVGKKSAQVGIGILVALTDFAVANNTVAIIINGPLAKKISQQHGIDKRRVAGLLGICSCIAQGVIPYGAQMLILIGFTKGLASPFEVLPYLWYQQLLLLFTIISIYIPYYRYFLKHHSPMEEMV